The nucleotide window TTCACAAAGTGGAGTCCTTCATTTAGAGTACTTATCAATTTTTTCACTGAATCCCTATTGATGTTTGGCAGCGCCACTACAATGCTAGCTAGTGTCACCAAAGGAAGTGACCAACTATATGCAGCTTCTAGACGATGTAAAGAAAGAACTTGGTCACTGTCAAATGTTTCCACTCCCTTGAATCCTTGCAAGAAAGAACATTTCTGCTCCAATAACTCAATGAGAAGTTTTGGCTGCTTCTTTTCTCCTACTTGAACCCAGTGAATTGTGGCATCACGGTTCTGTTTCAACATCACCTCAACTAACTCTTCCTCACCTTCAAGATGCAAAACAAAACATCTCAGGTCTAGCTTTGGGCCAGGCCTTGATTCTGCAGTTCCCGAGCTAATGCTCGAGACGCTAGAAACAAACTTGGATTTCACCCTCTTGCAATGATCACAACATGTCAAGATCAAGCACATGAGGGATATTGAAACGTATTGGGTGGCTTTACACATTAGCACAATCCCCACCTGCAGTTTAACACAGAAACACATAAGAACAAGTTTTGCATCATGGGCCAGCTTTCTGTACTGTCTATTGTGAATTCGAAAACCAAGAGGGCTTTCTTTAATCAACAATAGCTTGGTAGTCCAGTACCCTTCTACATGGAACCTTCTCTTGCAGCTCTTATTCCTCACAAGAGGACACTTATAAGTTATGGCGATGAACCATCTAAAAGCAGGAGCTATAGTACCCACCACCACTGCAGCCACCTGAACTATGAGAATTAAGATTGTGGACCACTTGTAGTCACAGTCACCAGTGCAAAAATCAAACAACCATGGCATCAAGTAAGATCGAAGCATAGCCTCAATTAATGTCAAGGTACTTAGAAGACAAAAGGCACCAGAAGCAGTACAAGTCACTGACCTTCCAAGAACAAATTGAGGGCTGCTTGTGTGAGTCATCATCCAAATTTTCATCAGATGATCTCTGAGTATGCTGACCATTTGATTCCCTTCCTCACCAAATAGTTTTGAACCCTCTTTAATTGCTTCTTCATTCATCTtatatttcagctcaaaatagTGCTTCATCTTTGGAAGACTTATGGCTGAGGAGGTCATGGTCATCAACAGAATTAGCATGAGGAGCATGATGACAGCATGTTCCACCCAAAACACATAGATAACACCAGTCACAAACTGTATGCAGATGTTCACAATCATGGTGATCACAAGTATGGCCATGGCCATGAGGTTCATCATGGTGTCCTTGTTCTCTGTGATCCCAAGAGTCGGCATGGAATTGGCCATTATTGTACAGATCAAGGCACTGCTGCTGAGTTTCGATAGCTGATCACGGCGGTGAGGCATGGGGGTGTTGAGATCCACTGATAACTTCACTGCAACAGCTATTATGGCCAAGGAAGTGGCGTTTAAGCAGAAGAATTTGCAAGGGAACCAAAGTTTGCGACCGCGAATTCCGTGTATGAGATCTGCTGCCATTGTTATGAGACAGGCAAGAGATGCTGCTGCTATGTATATGCCAATCCATGGCATCGGTTTGCTGAACTTGGTGTCATCCATTTGTCCATCACTGCTGCAACCGATCATTGTCATCTTTTTGGGGTCAGATAATCCTTCTGTTGTGTGACTTAGATCATATTACTGGTGAGGTATGTTATTTATCAAGCACAAGCATCTAAGGTTGTTTCTAGTTTTTGCAACAGTGCTGTCTTTTGCTCCACATGATCTGGATTACAAAGTAGTCCAAATTTGACAATTCTATCATTCTACGGGAATTATTCTAATGTAAGTTGGTGTTCTATCGTTTTATGGGAGTAGTTTAAAATTTGTGGATATAAAATACAGTAGTAAACACGATTCCGAGAAGTCAAAGGTATAATGACTGAAAACAAATTAGGTAGCTAAAAGCCACACGGATGCTTTGGCAATTGAGAAATAGTCTAAGGGTGTTGATTAATGGCGGCTAATCATACGGAGATTCGCTATCTACCTTGGTTCCCTTTTCAACTTGTTGGCTGGAAATTAATGCACTAGACGATAAATCTTGCGTGTATGATGATGTTTtagctttctattttttttcttttacatttgctGTTAAAATAAACAAAGGGTAAAGTTTCTTTTGTACCATGTTTCAAATTGATATTTCCATTGATGATGCATATTTGGTTTGTAGTTGAAATTATTGTTATACGTGTTTCAATACAGATCCaacaaataaagataaaatgaaagcaaaagcaaatatttttagtgatagaattaattttgaattcttGAATTACTTTTTGTAGATATCATGATATCAGGTAGGatgcaagaatttttttttttttttttttttgctctaaTGGTAGATTTCACTTTaggttcttaaattatttttgtgggTCTCACAATggacaataatattaaaaaaagaataaatattgataattattttttatttatgacttaaAGTTAAACcgacaaaaaataaacatttttaagcaacaaaatacaaaacattGGCCCTAAgcgagaaaaattaaatttcatcacTGTTGTGACCGAAATGTGTCCAAATATGTTCCACCAAATCTACTTGAAGTTGTTGATGAATTTTTCTTATATGCATATAGTGTCTTGTTTATAGGAATGTAGCAAAGTTGGGAGAAGCACCACGAGATACATCAACATTTGAAATGTCTTTATTTATATGATCACaatcaacatcaacattatcATTGTATGTATCTCATCAACAATCATGTTATGCAATATAATGTATGCCAATATAACATTCTCTATCGTATCAATGTGCCAATTACACAGTGAACCAACTATAATTGCAAATCGAGATTTTAGCACATTAAATGTTCTCTCCACATCTTTTCTTGTCGATTATTGACATTTtacaaataacttttttttctctttttgtggcaTAGGGATGGTCTTCACAAAAGTGGCCTAACCAAGATAAATGTCATCTGCGAGATAGTATGCCATACTATATGGGATtccattaattataaattacacTAAAAGAGTTTGATCttgcaaaacatcattaaacACAAGCGATTGGTTTAACACATTAATGTCATTGTTTGAACATGCAACTCTATAATATGCATGTTAAATCCAAGTCTTGTGATGCAAAGACTTCAAGTATTACTATAGGTTTTGTGATGATCACCTGTACGATATTGGTCTTGCCATGCAACTGAACAATTTTTTCATTCTCAATGCATGCAATCAATAGAACCCAACATACCTAGAAACACTTGTGTCTCTCCAATTTGTAGTAA belongs to Glycine soja cultivar W05 chromosome 5, ASM419377v2, whole genome shotgun sequence and includes:
- the LOC114412158 gene encoding uncharacterized protein LOC114412158 translates to MTMIGCSSDGQMDDTKFSKPMPWIGIYIAAASLACLITMAADLIHGIRGRKLWFPCKFFCLNATSLAIIAVAVKLSVDLNTPMPHRRDQLSKLSSSALICTIMANSMPTLGITENKDTMMNLMAMAILVITMIVNICIQFVTGVIYVFWVEHAVIMLLMLILLMTMTSSAISLPKMKHYFELKYKMNEEAIKEGSKLFGEEGNQMVSILRDHLMKIWMMTHTSSPQFVLGRSVTCTASGAFCLLSTLTLIEAMLRSYLMPWLFDFCTGDCDYKWSTILILIVQVAAVVVGTIAPAFRWFIAITYKCPLVRNKSCKRRFHVEGYWTTKLLLIKESPLGFRIHNRQYRKLAHDAKLVLMCFCVKLQVGIVLMCKATQYVSISLMCLILTCCDHCKRVKSKFVSSVSSISSGTAESRPGPKLDLRCFVLHLEGEEELVEVMLKQNRDATIHWVQVGEKKQPKLLIELLEQKCSFLQGFKGVETFDSDQVLSLHRLEAAYSWSLPLVTLASIVVALPNINRDSVKKLISTLNEGLHFVKFIENNLDKKGELFKLRTAAEIVWLGVDLYDKWLDVDLHELSLHDKSPKETLEKLADAAKTRYEKFKAKYNHICIKENPSLWPVKVSAAHTMYRICKTALLNHELLRDNNSERLFEALTVMISDILGACLTNLPLVISTKCLNSTIEEREDTVRHAVYILGKTKKIIEMLEKRAFPRVNFCRGTFIEDWRLMHKESNLLHFVPSSMENDTHTDPPKSSDLYLDVD